From Cellvibrio zantedeschiae, the proteins below share one genomic window:
- the hrpA gene encoding ATP-dependent RNA helicase HrpA: protein MAGEWLEYKQSVDNVMAQDHYKLLRRLGELEKLARAQKPYELALEKWQQQLLLSKAKVENRKLLIPTSIHFPDLPVCEKREEIAQIIANNQVVVLAGETGSGKTTQIPKICLTLGRGARGLIGHTQPRRIAANTVATRIAEELHTKLGEKVGYQVRFSDQSSEQTLIKVMTDGILLAEIQNDPYLNKYDTLIIDEAHERSLNIDFLLGYLKQLLPRRPDLKLIITSATIDLEKFSQHFNNAPIIEVSGRTYPVDVWYRPLFESQAKDDESEDTEQDIYSAMVDAVHEIELHEKTGGGPRGGDILIFLSGEREIREAADALRKAQFAHMEVVPFYARLSLAEQQRVFAPHTGRRIVLATNVAETSITVPGIRYVIDPGFARISRYSYRTKVQRLPIEPVSQASANQRKGRCGRVAEGICIRLYSEEDFNNRPAFTDAEILRTNLAAVILQMLQLKMGDIHKFPFIDAPDHRLISDGYKLLEELQAVNTKNQLTSVGTQLSKLPLDPRLARMLLAAQEQSCVRELLIIASALSVQDPRERPVEKQQAADQSHRRFWAEFSDFAGFVNLWDYFETQRQELSQNQLRKLCKKEFLNYMRLREWRDIHHQLCVAIKDLGFKANTIPAGYDPVHKALLSGLLGNLGFNHEEREYLGARNRKFSIFPGSSLIKKTPKWIMAAELIETSKLFAHTVAKIEPEWALAAAEHLVKRQYFEPHYNSHSGQVMAYEKVSLYGLTLIEKKSVIYSHIDPAICREVFIRAAFVEGQYAENPKRKNMQRKGAVNDFFEHQQALLKELDDLEAKSRRRDILADEQVIFEFYNEVIPEQIINLAGFENWRKKAEQENPKVLFISREALMRHGALDITQAQFPNELEWRGMVFPLTYHFEPSHPDDGVSIHVPMSVLHQLPEQRLEWLVPGMLRDKCINLVKSLPKSLRKHFVPVPDVVDKALAAMSPDNKPLTDALGLQLKRQTGVDVGVDAWLETQVDNYYRFNIKVVDDKGKVIASGRDLSPLREKYRAQVQQNIQSAATNIERDNITQWDFESLPQAIQLQRNGIGIRAYPALVDKTSSVALQVLDNPQQALELTQRGLARLMHLQLNQTVKYLQKELLKGQEIALTLAGIGSRDQVSDDIILAAIKQLALRDTLQLPRTKAEFDERLTSIKDKLVAAAEDISSHLLASLKLLVDVKKTIKQQKNALALAFALSDIQEQLKHLFYPGLVYKTPDEWLRQYSRYLRAIQLRLEKAALNPQKDKLTLLEIQPYWQRLQEYIEKEGAFVMTQNAALMEYRWWIEELRVSLFAQTLKTQIPISPKRLDKQWELVLEK from the coding sequence ATGGCTGGCGAATGGTTGGAATATAAACAATCTGTCGACAATGTAATGGCGCAAGACCATTATAAATTGCTACGCCGCTTGGGCGAGTTAGAAAAACTTGCGCGCGCTCAAAAGCCATACGAGCTTGCTTTGGAAAAATGGCAACAGCAATTACTTTTATCAAAAGCCAAAGTGGAAAATCGCAAGCTGCTTATACCCACTAGTATTCATTTCCCCGATTTACCCGTATGTGAAAAGCGCGAAGAGATAGCACAGATTATTGCGAACAACCAAGTAGTTGTGCTGGCTGGTGAAACTGGTTCGGGTAAAACCACACAAATTCCTAAAATCTGTTTAACCCTGGGGCGCGGTGCGCGTGGGCTAATTGGCCACACCCAGCCGCGTCGTATCGCGGCTAATACGGTGGCAACACGTATTGCCGAAGAATTGCATACCAAGTTAGGTGAAAAGGTTGGCTACCAGGTTCGTTTTAGCGATCAGTCGAGTGAGCAAACTTTAATTAAGGTAATGACTGACGGTATTTTGCTGGCTGAAATTCAAAATGATCCTTATTTAAATAAATACGACACGCTAATTATCGATGAAGCGCACGAGCGCAGTTTAAATATTGATTTTCTGCTCGGTTACCTGAAGCAATTATTGCCGCGCCGTCCCGATCTAAAGCTAATAATCACCTCGGCAACAATTGATTTAGAAAAATTTTCTCAGCATTTCAATAATGCTCCTATTATCGAAGTCTCTGGTCGTACTTATCCGGTTGACGTTTGGTATCGCCCGCTATTTGAATCCCAGGCAAAAGATGACGAAAGCGAAGACACTGAACAAGATATTTACAGTGCGATGGTTGATGCTGTGCATGAAATCGAATTGCACGAAAAAACCGGCGGAGGTCCACGCGGTGGCGATATTTTAATTTTTCTTAGCGGTGAACGCGAAATTCGTGAGGCGGCCGATGCGTTGCGCAAAGCGCAGTTTGCGCACATGGAGGTCGTACCTTTTTATGCCCGTTTAAGTTTGGCAGAGCAGCAACGTGTATTTGCTCCGCACACAGGTCGTCGTATTGTCTTGGCGACTAACGTTGCCGAAACATCCATCACTGTGCCTGGTATTCGTTACGTAATTGATCCTGGTTTTGCGCGTATTTCACGTTATTCTTATCGCACTAAAGTTCAGCGTTTACCTATTGAACCTGTCTCGCAAGCGAGCGCAAACCAACGTAAAGGCCGATGCGGCCGCGTGGCGGAAGGTATTTGTATTCGTTTATACAGCGAAGAGGATTTTAACAATCGCCCTGCGTTTACAGATGCAGAAATTTTGCGCACAAATCTCGCGGCAGTGATTTTGCAAATGTTGCAACTGAAAATGGGCGACATTCATAAGTTCCCTTTTATTGATGCGCCGGATCATCGTTTAATTAGCGATGGCTATAAATTGCTGGAAGAGTTACAAGCGGTAAATACTAAAAACCAACTTACATCGGTGGGAACGCAGCTGAGTAAGTTGCCGCTTGATCCGCGCCTTGCGCGCATGTTACTCGCAGCGCAAGAACAATCCTGTGTGCGGGAATTATTGATTATTGCGAGTGCACTGTCGGTACAAGATCCCCGTGAGCGTCCGGTGGAAAAACAGCAGGCAGCTGACCAAAGTCATCGCCGTTTTTGGGCGGAATTTTCAGACTTTGCCGGCTTTGTAAATCTATGGGATTATTTTGAAACCCAACGTCAGGAGCTCTCGCAAAACCAGTTGCGAAAATTGTGTAAAAAAGAATTTTTAAATTACATGCGTTTACGTGAGTGGCGAGATATTCACCACCAATTGTGCGTAGCCATTAAAGATTTAGGCTTTAAAGCAAATACGATTCCTGCTGGATACGACCCCGTTCATAAAGCCTTATTAAGTGGCTTGCTCGGCAATCTCGGTTTTAATCACGAAGAGCGCGAATACCTGGGTGCGCGTAACCGTAAATTCAGTATTTTCCCCGGCTCGTCATTAATTAAAAAAACACCTAAATGGATTATGGCAGCGGAGCTGATTGAGACTTCAAAGTTATTTGCTCACACTGTGGCCAAGATTGAGCCAGAATGGGCTTTGGCTGCGGCAGAGCATTTGGTTAAGCGCCAGTATTTTGAGCCACATTACAACAGCCATAGCGGCCAGGTAATGGCTTATGAAAAAGTAAGCTTGTATGGGCTCACTTTAATTGAAAAGAAATCAGTCATTTATTCGCACATAGATCCAGCCATTTGCCGTGAGGTTTTTATTCGTGCTGCTTTTGTTGAAGGGCAATATGCGGAAAATCCCAAGCGTAAAAATATGCAGCGCAAAGGGGCAGTGAACGATTTCTTTGAGCATCAACAAGCTCTACTAAAGGAATTGGATGATCTGGAAGCAAAATCCCGCCGTCGCGATATTCTAGCGGACGAGCAAGTGATTTTTGAATTCTACAATGAAGTGATTCCAGAACAGATTATTAATCTTGCGGGTTTTGAAAATTGGCGAAAAAAAGCTGAGCAAGAAAATCCCAAGGTTTTATTCATCAGCCGCGAAGCTTTAATGCGGCACGGTGCGCTGGATATTACCCAGGCACAATTTCCCAACGAATTAGAATGGCGCGGCATGGTATTTCCGCTAACTTATCATTTTGAGCCAAGCCACCCTGATGATGGTGTGAGTATTCATGTCCCTATGAGTGTGCTACATCAATTACCAGAGCAGCGTCTTGAATGGTTGGTGCCGGGAATGCTGCGCGATAAATGTATTAATTTGGTAAAGAGTTTACCTAAGTCGTTACGCAAACATTTCGTACCCGTACCAGATGTGGTTGATAAAGCCTTGGCCGCAATGTCGCCCGATAATAAACCCTTAACCGATGCATTGGGTTTGCAATTAAAGCGTCAAACAGGAGTTGATGTTGGTGTAGATGCATGGCTGGAAACGCAAGTGGATAATTATTATCGCTTCAATATTAAAGTGGTGGATGACAAAGGCAAAGTGATTGCCAGTGGTCGAGACTTGTCGCCACTGCGCGAAAAATACCGCGCGCAGGTGCAACAAAATATTCAATCGGCGGCGACGAACATCGAGCGCGATAATATTACCCAGTGGGATTTTGAATCCTTGCCGCAAGCCATTCAATTGCAACGCAATGGGATTGGTATTCGCGCTTATCCTGCATTGGTTGATAAAACGAGTTCTGTTGCCTTGCAAGTTTTGGATAATCCACAACAAGCTTTGGAGTTGACGCAGCGCGGTCTTGCGCGCTTGATGCATCTCCAGCTCAACCAAACTGTAAAATATTTGCAAAAGGAATTATTGAAAGGGCAAGAGATCGCTTTGACACTTGCAGGTATAGGCTCTCGGGATCAAGTCTCTGACGATATTATTCTAGCTGCGATTAAGCAATTAGCATTGCGTGATACCTTGCAATTGCCGCGCACTAAAGCAGAATTTGACGAAAGGTTAACTTCAATCAAAGATAAGTTAGTTGCAGCGGCAGAAGATATTAGCTCGCATTTACTTGCAAGTTTGAAGCTGTTGGTTGATGTAAAGAAAACGATTAAGCAACAAAAAAATGCTTTGGCTCTTGCGTTCGCGCTCAGTGATATTCAGGAACAACTTAAACATTTGTTTTATCCCGGTTTGGTTTATAAAACGCCGGATGAATGGTTGCGCCAGTACTCTCGTTATTTACGTGCAATTCAATTGCGCTTGGAAAAAGCTGCACTTAATCCACAAAAAGATAAATTAACTTTGCTGGAAATCCAACCTTATTGGCAGCGCTTGCAAGAGTATATTGAAAAAGAAGGCGCGTTTGTAATGACGCAGAATGCAGCTCTAATGGAATACCGGTGGTGGATTGAAGAGTTGCGGGTGAGTTTATTTGCGCAGACCTTAAAAACCCAGATTCCTATTTCGCCCAAACGTTTGGATA